From one Lycium ferocissimum isolate CSIRO_LF1 chromosome 7, AGI_CSIRO_Lferr_CH_V1, whole genome shotgun sequence genomic stretch:
- the LOC132063729 gene encoding homeobox-leucine zipper protein ATHB-12, translating to MFDVGEFSSSSSAAAISAECFSSSSCFSSLSSTKKKKINSSKNTRRFSDEQIKSLETMFESETKLEPRKKLQLARELGLQPRQVAIWFQNKRARYKSKQLEKDYSILKSNYDNLAFQYESLKKEKQSLLIQLQKLNDVIEKEGGKYCCRQEIDSIVFESDNRGDVTKNNEMEARPSLSFDLSEHGVISDDDSSIKADYLGLDDDADHHLLKMVEAGDSSLTSSENWGSLDEDGLLDQQPNSTSYDQWWDFWS from the exons ATGTTTGATGTAGGGGaattttcttcaagttcttcagCAGCTGCAATTTCTGCAGAGTGTTTCAGTAGTAGCAGTTGCTTCAGCAGTCTATCATccacaaagaagaagaagataaatagTAGTAAAAATACGAGGAGGTTTAGCGATGAGCAGATTAAATCATTAGAAACCATGTTCGAATCGGAGACAAAACTGGAGCCAAGAAAGAAGTTGCAGTTAGCAAGAGAGCTTGGATTGCAACCTCGTCAGGTTGCGATTTGGTTTCAGAACAAGAGAGCTCGATATAAGTCCAAGCAACTCGAAAAGGATTACAGTATACTTAAGTCTAATTATGACAATCTTGCTTTCCAGTACGAAtctttaaagaaagaaaaacaatccTTGCTTATTCAG TTGCAAAAGCTGAATGATGTGATTGAGAAAGAAGGGGGGAAGTACTGTTGCAGGCAAGAAATCGATTCGATTGTGTTTGAGTCGGATAACAGAGGCGATGTCACTAAGAATAATGAAATGGAAGCGAGGCCAAGCTTGTCTTTTGACTTATCAGAGCATGGAGTAATTTCAGATGATGACAGCAGTATAAAGGCTGATTATCTGGGATTGGATGATGATGCAGATCATCATTTACTGAAAATGGTTGAAGCAGGGGATAGTTCTTTAACTTCCTCTGAAAATTGGGGCAGCCTAGATGAAGATGGTCTCTTGGACCAGCAGCCTAACAGTACTAGTTATGATCAGTGGTGGGATTTCTGGTCTTGA